The Bicyclus anynana chromosome Z, ilBicAnyn1.1, whole genome shotgun sequence genome window below encodes:
- the LOC112048034 gene encoding peptidoglycan recognition protein 1 isoform X1 has product MWAANGVVPAEPARDVALMDERTVSAIAAVPAPHIDTINVTQSSKVHVGTKVVSITQNVHNKEMLKELPLPLYLWNIIKNSSRTERLSCAAALTALSVCIALIVYFSVQTSKTSTTGDKPPHEWNITRAMWLAKPHTNSPIADALRPVMLVVVQHTVSQQCTVFSQCAAEVRKMQGNFLQDKKYDIPYNFIIGNDGRVYEGRGWNIEGAHTYGYNRCSVGLGFIGDYREEIPNLARVTELQLNRTRMMLDAGVTFGYLRPDYQIVGARDLQDTVSPGSNLYNALKQFDNYDHQKRFAGLNCEQIQEKYGSVEL; this is encoded by the exons ATGTGGGCTGCCAACGGCGTCGTGCCCGCTGAGCCGGCGCGCGACGTCGCGCTCATGGACGAGCGAACGGTGTCCGCGATAGCAGCGGTGCCTGCGCCGCACATTGACACCATCAACGTTACCCAGTCCTCCAAAGTCCACGTTGGTACTAAAGTCGTATCCATTACGCAGAATGTCCACAACAAGGAAATGCTAAAAG AGCTACCGTTGCCGCTATACCTGTGGAACATAATCAAGAACAGCTCAAGGACCGAGAGGCTGTCGTGCGCCGCCGCCCTCACCGCACTCAGCGTCTGTATCGCACTCATTGTGTACTTCTCAGTGCAAACCAGCAAAACCAGCACGACCGGAGACAAAC CACCCCACGAATGGAACATAACCCGAGCCATGTGGCTCGCAAAGCCGCACACCAACTCGCCCATCGCCGACGCGTTACGGCCCGTCATGCTAGTGGTGGTACAGCACACGGTTTCACAACAGTGCACGGTTTTCTCGCAATGTGCCGCCGAAGTGCGAAAGATGCAGGGCAATTTTCTTCAAGACAAGAAATATGACATTCC TTACAATTTCATCATAGGAAACGATGGACGAGTGTACGAAGGCAGAGGGTGGAACATAGAAGGCGCTCACACTTATGGTTACAACCGCTGCTCTGTCGGCCTAGGATTTATAG gtGACTACCGAGAGGAGATCCCTAACCTCGCGCGTGTGACAGAGTTACAGTTAAATAGAACTAGAATGATGTTGGACGCAGGTGTAACATTTGGATACCTTCGACCAGACTATCAG ATAGTCGGTGCGAGAGACCTCCAGGACACAGTCAGCCCCGGTTCCAATCTTTACAATGCTCTGAAGCAATTTGACAACTACGATCACCAAAAACGGTTTGCGGGTTTGAATTGTGAACAGATACAAGAAAAATATGGTTCAGTGGAGCTATAG
- the LOC112048034 gene encoding peptidoglycan-recognition protein SC2 isoform X2 — MWAANGVVPAEPARDVALMDERTVSAIAAVPAPHIDTINVTQSSKVHVGTKVVSITQNVHNKEMLKGRFLGLELVSSKHSRRLRCSVAVFVCWAFLVVSGLVIYLIYVALPKPTRLDIGLNATWYLRRDEWQALASNGEDFLKLPLSYVIIGHSAANNCTERYMCIKEMLDIQLDHMKLSFADIGPNFLVGGNGDVFEGRGANVFGAMVTSWNRRSISIMFLGNYVTFEPREPQFNHTNILLETLVKEGVLRRDYVLYGQCQLLPQTISPGPRLVAQLGHFKQWNKTGKEGCLHG, encoded by the exons ATGTGGGCTGCCAACGGCGTCGTGCCCGCTGAGCCGGCGCGCGACGTCGCGCTCATGGACGAGCGAACGGTGTCCGCGATAGCAGCGGTGCCTGCGCCGCACATTGACACCATCAACGTTACCCAGTCCTCCAAAGTCCACGTTGGTACTAAAGTCGTATCCATTACGCAGAATGTCCACAACAAGGAAATGCTAAAAG GCCGCTTTCTGGGCCTCGAACTGGTGTCTTCAAAACACTCACGTCGGCTCCGCTGCAGTGTGGCGGTCTTCGTGTGTTGGGCGTTCTTGGTCGTGTCTGGCCTGGTCATTTACCTCATCTACGTCGCTTTACCTAAACCAACACGGCTAGATATAG GTCTAAATGCGACTTGGTACCTGCGGCGGGACGAGTGGCAGGCCTTGGCCTCTAACGGGGAAGACTTCTTGAAGCTGCCACTCAGCTATGTCATCATCGGCCATTCCGCCGCCAACAACTGCACCGAAAGATACATGTGCATCAAGGAGATGCTCGATATCCAATTGGACCACATGAAGCTCAGTTTCGCAGATATAGGACCAAACTTTTTAGTCGGTGGTAACGGTGATGTGTTTGAAGGCAGAGGTGCGAACGTATTCGGAGCTATGGTCACCTCTTGGAATAGAAGGAGTATATCGATTATGTTTTTAGGGAACTACGTAACTTTTGAACCAAGAGAGCCGCAGTTCAATCATACGAACATTCTTCTGGAAACGTTAGTGAAGGAAGGTGTGCTGCGACGGGACTATGTTTTGTACGGTCAGTGTCAGCTTCTGCCGCAGACGATCAGTCCCGGACCTCGTCTGGTTGCTCAACTAGGACATTttaagcaatggaataaaactGGCAAAGAGGGCTGTTTGCACGGTTAG